Proteins co-encoded in one Stutzerimonas stutzeri genomic window:
- the cysK gene encoding cysteine synthase A: protein MSRIYADNAQAIGNTPLVMINRLGPKGVSIMAKIEGRNPAHSVKCRIGAAMIWDAEESGRLKPGMTIVEPTSGNTGIGLAFVAAARGYKLMLTMPASMSLERRKVLKALGAELVLTEPAKGMKGAIEKASEIAASDPAQYYLPQQFENPSNPSIHEKTTGPEIWNDTEGNIDVLVSGVGTGGTITGVSRYIKTTKGKKILSVAVEPTSSPVITQTLAGEEVKPSPHKIQGIGAGFVPKNLDLSMVDQVEQVSDEEAKAMALRLMREEGILCGISCGAAMAAAVRLAERPEMQGKNIVVILPDSGERYLSTMLFADLFGEQELQQ, encoded by the coding sequence ATGAGCCGCATCTACGCTGACAATGCGCAGGCCATCGGGAACACTCCGTTGGTGATGATCAACCGGCTGGGGCCCAAGGGCGTCAGCATCATGGCCAAGATCGAGGGCCGTAACCCGGCCCACTCAGTCAAATGCCGGATCGGGGCGGCAATGATCTGGGACGCGGAAGAAAGCGGCCGCCTCAAGCCGGGCATGACCATCGTCGAGCCGACGTCCGGGAACACCGGTATCGGCCTGGCTTTCGTCGCGGCGGCGCGCGGCTACAAGTTGATGCTGACGATGCCGGCCTCGATGAGTCTGGAACGACGCAAGGTGCTCAAGGCGCTTGGGGCCGAGCTGGTACTCACCGAGCCGGCCAAGGGTATGAAGGGCGCGATCGAGAAGGCCTCGGAAATCGCCGCCTCGGACCCCGCGCAATACTACCTGCCGCAGCAGTTCGAGAACCCGTCCAACCCGTCGATCCATGAGAAGACCACCGGTCCGGAAATCTGGAATGACACCGAAGGCAATATCGATGTGCTGGTTTCGGGCGTCGGCACGGGTGGGACCATCACCGGTGTGTCGCGGTACATCAAGACCACCAAGGGCAAGAAGATCCTCAGCGTGGCGGTTGAACCGACCAGCTCACCGGTGATTACCCAGACCCTCGCCGGGGAGGAGGTCAAGCCCAGCCCGCACAAGATTCAGGGCATCGGCGCAGGCTTCGTGCCGAAGAACCTCGATCTGTCCATGGTCGATCAGGTCGAGCAGGTCAGCGATGAAGAGGCCAAGGCCATGGCCCTGCGCTTGATGCGAGAGGAAGGCATCCTCTGCGGCATCTCCTGCGGCGCTGCGATGGCGGCGGCGGTACGCCTGGCCGAGCGACCCGAAATGCAGGGCAAGAACATCGTGGTGATCCTGCCCGATTCCGGCGAGCGCTACCTGTCCACCATGCTGTTCGCCGACCTGTTCGGCGAGCAGGAACTGCAGCAATGA
- a CDS encoding DMT family transporter: MRPLDLVRLLGLAAIWGASFLFMRIIAPELGTFPTAFFRVSFACVGLLAILMMMRVRWDFRGKLKLCLILGMINSGVPFALYALAAQFLPTGYSAIFNATTPVMGVLIGALFFSETLTAAKLTGVLFGLSGVALLTRTGPVAFDAQLLVGALACLGATACYGFGGFLTRRWINQDGGLNSELVAFGSQAGAVLCLLPLFVLSVLTAPPASWGGGSVWLSLAGLGIVCTAFAYILYFRLLADIGPVRTLTVTFIIPPFGVLWGVLFLGERLDWAYAYGGALIAVALWLVLKQAPTTTAAPACEAARCDSLPAGTPDRGPSRSAPCQPD, translated from the coding sequence ATGCGCCCTCTCGACCTCGTTCGTCTGCTTGGCCTCGCCGCCATTTGGGGCGCGAGCTTTCTCTTCATGCGAATCATCGCGCCGGAACTGGGTACCTTCCCCACCGCCTTCTTCCGCGTGTCGTTCGCATGTGTCGGGCTCTTGGCGATCTTGATGATGATGCGGGTCCGCTGGGATTTCCGCGGGAAGCTCAAGCTGTGCCTGATTCTGGGCATGATCAATTCCGGCGTTCCGTTCGCACTCTATGCGCTGGCGGCCCAGTTCCTGCCGACTGGCTACTCCGCGATTTTCAACGCGACCACCCCAGTGATGGGTGTCCTCATCGGCGCGCTATTTTTTTCCGAGACGCTGACCGCAGCTAAACTGACCGGCGTGCTGTTTGGCCTGAGCGGCGTGGCGCTGCTGACCCGCACCGGCCCCGTCGCCTTCGATGCCCAATTGCTGGTCGGCGCCCTCGCCTGTCTGGGCGCAACCGCCTGCTACGGATTCGGCGGCTTCCTGACCCGCCGCTGGATCAATCAGGACGGTGGGCTGAATAGCGAGTTGGTCGCGTTTGGCAGCCAGGCAGGCGCCGTATTGTGCCTGCTGCCGCTGTTCGTGCTTTCCGTGCTGACCGCTCCACCCGCTTCCTGGGGTGGCGGTTCCGTCTGGCTCAGCCTGGCTGGCCTCGGTATCGTCTGTACCGCCTTCGCCTACATCCTCTACTTCCGCCTGCTTGCGGATATCGGCCCGGTTCGCACCCTCACGGTGACCTTCATCATTCCGCCGTTCGGTGTGCTATGGGGCGTACTGTTTCTCGGCGAGCGGCTGGACTGGGCCTATGCATACGGCGGTGCGTTGATCGCCGTAGCGCTATGGCTCGTATTGAAGCAGGCGCCGACCACAACGGCGGCGCCTGCATGCGAAGCGGCTAGGTGCGATTCGCTACCGGCCGGAACACCAGATAGAGGCCCATCACGATCAGCCCCATGCCAGCCAGACTAA
- a CDS encoding PA1414 family protein, which translates to MKAWLSNVCWQLAVALGFIEPPRLQPIRVKAERDDSARRRR; encoded by the coding sequence ATGAAAGCATGGCTCAGTAATGTGTGCTGGCAGCTGGCAGTGGCGCTTGGCTTCATCGAACCGCCTCGGTTGCAGCCGATCCGGGTCAAGGCAGAGCGAGACGATTCAGCGCGCCGCAGGCGCTGA
- the recQ gene encoding DNA helicase RecQ, which produces MLDQAQRILKDVFGYDAFRGNQGAIIQRVAGGDDALVLMPTGGGKSLCYQVPALLRDGLAVVVSPLIALMDDQVATLEEQGVAAVALNSTLSPDQQREIAERLRRNEIKMLYLAPERLVQPRMLAFLQRLEIGLFAIDEAHCVSQWGHDFRPEYLQLGQLAEFFPRVPRIALTATADKRTREEIVQRLHLENAERFLSSFDRPNIFYRIVPKEQPRKQLMAFLAERRGDAGIIYCMSRKKVDDIAAFLTEQGFPALPYHAGLPNDLRAFHQKRFLNEEGLIMVATIAFGMGIDKPNVRFVAHLDLPKSLEAYYQETGRAGRDGLPADAWMAYGLQDVIFLKQMLNNSEGDERHKRIEQHKLDAMLSLCEETRCRRQVLLAYFDEQMPEPCGHCDNCVDGVQTWDATEPARQALSAIYRSGQRYGVGHLVDILLGRDNEKIRSLGHQHLSVFGVGKALSEGEWRSLFRQLVARGLADVDLEGFGGLRLSDSCRALLRGEVTLELRRELAAKAPKSSASAASQLVRSEERETWEALRTLRRKLAEEHGVPPYVIFPDATLLEMLRSQPGSLSDMARISGVGARKLERYGQAFLEVLQGTASAPRSPSDIRHELITLARAGMTPAQIARQLDCSEKNVYAMLAEAIGQQQLSLDQALDLPEALLEEIQEAFLDGEGELPPVAAVAEHFAGRVPEAVLFCVRASLQAEFEL; this is translated from the coding sequence ATGCTCGACCAGGCACAGCGCATTCTTAAAGATGTATTCGGCTACGATGCGTTTCGTGGCAACCAGGGTGCGATCATCCAGCGCGTAGCCGGTGGCGACGACGCGCTGGTGCTGATGCCCACCGGGGGCGGTAAATCGCTCTGCTACCAGGTGCCGGCGTTGTTGCGCGACGGCCTGGCGGTGGTGGTGTCCCCGTTGATCGCCCTGATGGACGATCAGGTCGCCACGCTCGAGGAGCAGGGAGTCGCAGCGGTAGCGCTCAACTCGACCCTGTCGCCTGATCAGCAGCGCGAGATCGCCGAGCGGCTGCGGCGTAACGAAATCAAGATGTTGTATCTCGCGCCCGAGCGGCTGGTCCAGCCGCGCATGCTGGCGTTTCTGCAGCGCCTGGAGATCGGTCTGTTTGCCATCGACGAGGCGCATTGCGTCTCGCAGTGGGGCCACGACTTCCGTCCCGAATACCTCCAGCTGGGTCAACTGGCCGAGTTTTTCCCCCGGGTTCCACGCATCGCGCTGACGGCGACGGCGGACAAACGGACGCGTGAGGAAATCGTCCAGCGGCTGCACCTGGAAAACGCCGAACGATTTCTGTCCAGTTTCGATCGGCCGAACATCTTCTATCGCATCGTGCCCAAGGAGCAGCCGCGCAAGCAGCTGATGGCGTTCCTGGCCGAGCGTCGCGGCGATGCCGGCATCATCTACTGCATGTCGCGCAAGAAGGTTGACGACATCGCAGCGTTCCTCACCGAGCAAGGGTTTCCGGCGCTGCCATACCATGCGGGGCTGCCCAACGACCTGCGGGCGTTCCATCAGAAGCGCTTCCTCAACGAGGAGGGTCTGATCATGGTCGCGACCATCGCGTTCGGGATGGGCATCGATAAGCCCAACGTGCGCTTCGTTGCGCATCTGGATCTGCCCAAGTCGCTGGAAGCCTACTACCAGGAGACCGGCCGCGCCGGTCGGGATGGCTTGCCGGCTGACGCCTGGATGGCGTACGGCTTGCAGGACGTCATCTTCCTCAAGCAGATGCTCAACAATTCCGAGGGTGATGAGCGGCACAAGCGCATCGAGCAACACAAGCTCGACGCCATGCTTTCGCTATGCGAGGAGACCCGCTGCCGCCGCCAGGTACTGCTGGCCTATTTCGACGAACAGATGCCCGAGCCCTGCGGGCATTGCGACAATTGCGTCGATGGCGTGCAGACCTGGGATGCCACCGAACCGGCGCGGCAGGCGTTGTCGGCCATCTACCGCAGCGGTCAACGCTACGGCGTAGGCCACCTGGTCGATATCTTGCTGGGGCGCGACAACGAGAAGATCCGCAGTCTCGGCCATCAGCATCTGTCGGTATTCGGTGTCGGCAAGGCACTGTCGGAAGGGGAATGGCGCTCGCTGTTCCGCCAGTTGGTGGCCCGCGGGCTGGCCGATGTGGATCTGGAGGGGTTCGGTGGGCTACGCCTCAGCGACTCATGCCGCGCGCTGCTGCGCGGCGAGGTGACCCTGGAGCTGCGTCGGGAATTGGCCGCGAAGGCCCCCAAATCGTCAGCCAGCGCCGCGAGCCAACTGGTGCGCAGCGAGGAGCGCGAGACGTGGGAGGCGTTGCGTACCTTACGTCGCAAGCTCGCCGAAGAGCATGGCGTGCCCCCTTATGTGATCTTTCCCGATGCGACGCTGCTGGAGATGCTTCGCAGCCAGCCAGGGTCGCTGAGCGACATGGCCCGTATCAGCGGCGTGGGTGCGCGCAAGCTGGAGCGCTACGGGCAGGCCTTCCTGGAGGTGCTGCAAGGTACGGCAAGTGCGCCCCGATCACCGTCCGATATCCGCCACGAATTGATTACGCTGGCGCGCGCCGGCATGACGCCCGCCCAGATCGCCCGCCAGCTCGACTGCAGCGAAAAGAACGTGTACGCCATGCTCGCCGAAGCCATCGGCCAGCAGCAGCTTAGTTTGGACCAGGCGCTTGACCTGCCGGAGGCATTGCTCGAGGAAATTCAGGAGGCCTTTCTCGACGGCGAGGGCGAGTTGCCGCCTGTGGCAGCCGTTGCCGAGCACTTTGCCGGACGGGTACCTGAAGCCGTGCTGTTCTGTGTACGGGCATCGCTCCAAGCCGAATTCGAGCTTTAA
- a CDS encoding DUF748 domain-containing protein codes for MKKRYLPLWILLSIALLLLVAHLTLPYLILNYLNDKLADMGEYRGHVDDVDLAWWRGAYRADGVLIEKKSERVKAPLFSAPTIDIGLSWRALWQDHALVGEVRLEHPQLNFVDGQGADDSQTGEGVDWRERLEELVPFTLNELRVTDGQLSFRNFESDPPVHVYANAINASLYNLTNTADAQGRVATFEGTAKFLNHAPMEATARFDPYTNWEDFELNLRVTDVDLTKLNDFSNAYGNFDFAGGTGDLVMEAEANDSQLSGYIKPLLHNVEVFNYEQDVQNKDKGFFRGIWEAVVGAGEEVLQNQRKDQFATRIELSGSTKDTEVSPFQAFIAVLRNAFVEAFSTRFERSMGEKDD; via the coding sequence ATGAAAAAACGCTACCTGCCGCTATGGATATTGCTGTCGATCGCCCTGCTCCTGTTGGTCGCCCACCTGACCCTGCCCTACCTGATTCTCAACTACCTGAACGACAAGCTGGCGGACATGGGCGAATACCGCGGTCATGTCGATGACGTGGATCTGGCCTGGTGGCGAGGCGCCTATCGCGCCGACGGCGTCCTTATCGAGAAGAAGAGCGAGCGAGTCAAAGCCCCGCTGTTCAGCGCGCCGACCATCGATATCGGCTTGAGCTGGCGCGCGCTGTGGCAGGACCATGCGCTGGTCGGTGAAGTACGGCTGGAGCACCCGCAACTGAACTTCGTCGACGGCCAAGGGGCCGATGACTCGCAGACCGGCGAAGGCGTCGACTGGCGCGAGCGGCTGGAAGAACTGGTGCCGTTCACCCTCAACGAACTGCGCGTTACGGATGGGCAGTTGTCGTTTCGCAACTTCGAGTCAGACCCGCCGGTGCATGTCTACGCCAACGCGATCAATGCAAGCCTGTATAACCTGACCAACACCGCCGATGCACAGGGTCGTGTCGCGACGTTCGAAGGCACCGCGAAATTCCTCAACCACGCGCCGATGGAGGCGACCGCCCGCTTCGACCCCTATACCAATTGGGAAGACTTCGAGCTCAACCTGCGCGTGACCGATGTCGACCTGACCAAGTTGAACGACTTCAGCAACGCCTACGGAAACTTCGACTTCGCTGGAGGGACTGGCGACCTGGTGATGGAAGCCGAGGCCAACGACAGCCAACTGTCCGGCTATATCAAACCGCTGCTGCACAACGTCGAGGTCTTCAATTACGAGCAGGACGTCCAGAACAAGGACAAGGGGTTCTTTCGTGGAATCTGGGAAGCCGTGGTCGGGGCGGGTGAGGAAGTCTTGCAGAACCAGCGCAAAGATCAGTTCGCGACGCGGATCGAGCTCTCCGGAAGCACGAAGGATACCGAGGTCAGCCCGTTCCAGGCCTTTATCGCTGTCCTGCGCAACGCATTCGTGGAGGCGTTCTCCACCCGTTTCGAACGGTCGATGGGCGAAAAGGACGACTGA
- a CDS encoding tRNA-uridine aminocarboxypropyltransferase: MSRPLCCRCQRPSSHCLCALIPSVTNETAVLILQHPSEAGHALNTARLAALGLTNAELRIGERFDDLPIDDGIESYLLFPGEQAIGLGELAQATRPLRLIVPDGTWRKARKLLHVNPWLASLPRVALPEGLSSRYRLRKAPMPGALSTLEAIVTTLNLLEGSNRFDALLKPFDAMIEAQIAAMGDEVFQRNHAGTR; the protein is encoded by the coding sequence ATGTCGCGCCCCCTATGTTGCCGATGCCAACGTCCGTCGAGTCATTGCCTGTGCGCTTTGATTCCATCCGTTACCAACGAAACCGCCGTATTGATCCTCCAGCACCCAAGCGAAGCCGGGCATGCGCTGAATACGGCGCGCCTGGCCGCGCTTGGGCTTACCAATGCCGAACTGCGCATTGGCGAGCGGTTCGACGACCTACCCATCGATGACGGTATCGAGAGTTATCTGCTGTTTCCGGGCGAACAGGCCATAGGGCTCGGCGAGCTGGCGCAGGCGACCCGACCGTTGCGATTGATCGTCCCCGACGGCACCTGGCGCAAGGCGCGCAAGCTGCTGCACGTCAATCCGTGGCTGGCGAGCCTGCCGCGCGTGGCGTTGCCGGAAGGGCTGAGCTCCCGCTATCGGCTGCGCAAGGCGCCGATGCCTGGCGCTTTGTCCACGCTCGAGGCGATCGTGACAACGCTGAACCTGCTTGAGGGCAGCAATCGTTTCGATGCGCTGTTAAAGCCATTCGACGCGATGATCGAAGCGCAGATTGCGGCCATGGGGGACGAGGTCTTCCAGCGTAATCATGCTGGCACCCGGTGA
- the aceK gene encoding bifunctional isocitrate dehydrogenase kinase/phosphatase, which produces MGHVSPDAEIAQQILLGFDDYREQFRLITEGARARFEQAQWQDAQRASAARINLYEQKVAETAANLRSIFDADVLLEVARWPQVKKAYIEQINPRFDDELSETWYNSIFCTLFSHDCISDATMFIHTTRPANRAHERMAQIRRYRPGSDLHGMLAQVLSDFAFAVPYADRDGDLQRLEAQLQMALPDWVRKDPELTVELFCSVLYRNKGAYLVGRIFTRDEQWPLVIPLLHQEGTGIVADALITDEAEVSIIFSFTRSYFMVEVPIPADFIGFLRRIMPGKHIAELYTSIGFYKHGKSEFYRALINHLASTDDRFVMAPGVRGMVMSVFTLPGFNTVFKIIKDRFSHAKSVSRATVIEKYRLVKSVDRVGRMADTQEFADFRFPKAKFEPECLAELLEVAPSTVEVQGDTVLVRHCWTERRMTPLNIYVENASEQQVKDALDDYGLAIKQLAAANIFPGDMLLKNFGVTRHGRVVFYDYDEICFLTEVNFRYIPEPRYPEDEMASEPWYSVGPNDVFPEEFPRFLFADLQQRRLFAKLHGDLYDANYWKSLQQAIGDGKVIDVFPYRRKLDPGR; this is translated from the coding sequence ATGGGGCATGTATCACCCGATGCCGAGATCGCCCAGCAGATTCTGCTGGGTTTCGATGACTATCGCGAACAGTTCCGATTGATCACCGAAGGCGCAAGGGCTCGCTTCGAACAGGCGCAGTGGCAGGACGCGCAGCGCGCCTCGGCCGCCCGGATCAACCTTTACGAGCAGAAGGTCGCTGAAACGGCGGCCAATCTGCGCTCGATATTCGACGCCGACGTCTTGCTGGAGGTGGCGCGTTGGCCCCAGGTGAAAAAAGCCTACATCGAACAGATCAACCCGCGCTTCGATGATGAGCTCTCCGAGACCTGGTACAACTCGATCTTCTGCACGCTGTTCAGCCACGACTGTATCAGCGACGCCACCATGTTCATCCACACGACCCGTCCCGCGAATCGTGCCCACGAGCGAATGGCGCAGATACGCCGATACCGACCCGGCAGCGACCTGCACGGCATGCTTGCGCAGGTTCTGAGCGACTTTGCCTTCGCTGTGCCTTATGCAGACCGCGACGGCGACCTGCAACGGCTCGAGGCGCAACTGCAGATGGCATTGCCCGATTGGGTGCGCAAGGACCCTGAACTCACCGTGGAGCTGTTCTGCTCCGTGCTCTACCGCAACAAGGGCGCCTATCTGGTTGGCAGGATCTTTACCCGCGATGAGCAGTGGCCGCTGGTGATTCCACTGCTGCACCAGGAAGGCACCGGCATCGTTGCCGATGCCCTGATAACCGACGAGGCGGAAGTCTCTATCATTTTTTCGTTCACGCGCTCGTATTTCATGGTCGAGGTACCGATTCCGGCGGATTTCATCGGTTTTCTCAGGCGGATCATGCCGGGCAAGCACATCGCCGAACTCTATACGTCGATCGGCTTCTACAAGCACGGCAAGTCAGAGTTCTACCGTGCGCTGATCAACCATCTGGCCAGTACCGATGACCGCTTCGTCATGGCACCCGGTGTGCGCGGCATGGTCATGAGCGTCTTCACGCTGCCGGGCTTCAACACGGTATTCAAGATAATCAAGGATCGCTTCTCGCACGCCAAGAGCGTCAGCCGGGCGACGGTCATCGAGAAATATCGGTTGGTCAAGAGTGTCGATCGGGTCGGGCGAATGGCCGATACCCAGGAGTTCGCCGATTTCCGCTTCCCAAAGGCCAAGTTCGAACCCGAGTGTCTTGCCGAGCTGTTGGAGGTCGCGCCGTCAACGGTCGAGGTACAGGGCGATACGGTGCTGGTACGCCACTGCTGGACCGAACGGCGGATGACGCCGTTGAACATCTATGTGGAAAACGCCAGCGAACAGCAGGTCAAGGATGCGCTGGACGACTATGGCTTGGCGATCAAGCAACTCGCGGCTGCCAACATCTTCCCTGGCGATATGCTGCTGAAGAATTTCGGTGTCACGCGCCATGGCCGAGTGGTGTTCTACGACTATGACGAGATCTGCTTTCTCACCGAGGTGAACTTCCGATACATCCCCGAGCCCCGTTACCCGGAGGATGAGATGGCCTCCGAACCCTGGTATTCGGTCGGCCCGAACGACGTATTCCCCGAAGAGTTTCCGCGCTTTCTGTTCGCGGATCTGCAGCAGCGACGACTATTCGCCAAGCTGCACGGCGACCTCTATGACGCCAACTACTGGAAGAGCCTGCAGCAAGCCATAGGCGACGGCAAAGTGATCGACGTGTTCCCGTACCGGCGCAAGCTCGACCCCGGCCGATGA
- a CDS encoding MarR family transcriptional regulator, with amino-acid sequence MYPEQHRFAMQLAQLSRGWRAELDRRLADLGLSQARWLVLLHLARFDHDPSQRELAQSVAVEGPTLARLLDSLEAQGLVHRQPAPGDRRAKLITLGAPARPLIQRIEAISTQVREELFEGIDDDDLRMCQQVHERILANLGRVKS; translated from the coding sequence ATGTACCCCGAGCAACATCGATTCGCCATGCAGTTGGCGCAATTGTCGCGTGGCTGGCGCGCCGAGCTGGACCGGCGGCTGGCTGACCTGGGTCTTTCTCAGGCGCGATGGCTGGTCCTGCTGCATCTCGCCCGATTCGATCACGATCCCAGTCAGCGCGAGCTTGCTCAAAGCGTTGCAGTGGAGGGGCCGACGCTGGCGCGATTGCTGGACAGTCTCGAAGCGCAAGGGCTGGTGCATCGCCAGCCCGCCCCAGGCGATCGTCGGGCCAAGCTCATCACCCTGGGCGCGCCGGCACGTCCACTGATCCAGCGAATCGAGGCGATATCCACCCAGGTGCGTGAAGAGCTGTTCGAAGGGATCGACGATGACGACCTGCGGATGTGCCAACAGGTACACGAACGCATCCTGGCCAATCTTGGCCGCGTCAAAAGTTAG
- a CDS encoding YbaN family protein — MAHRDIPMYRNPVVRYVLLGVGWLSVVLGVVGIFLPVLPTTPFLLLAAACFVRSSRRFYNWLVMHPRLGPWFRDYLEGNGVPLKGKIYSIVAMWLSISLSCWLVPMPWARIGMLTSATLVTVYILRLKTLPPR, encoded by the coding sequence TTGGCCCACCGCGATATCCCGATGTATCGCAACCCGGTGGTACGTTACGTGCTGCTGGGTGTTGGTTGGTTAAGCGTTGTGCTCGGGGTTGTCGGTATCTTCCTGCCGGTTCTGCCCACGACCCCTTTCCTGCTGCTTGCCGCTGCATGCTTCGTTCGAAGTTCACGCCGTTTCTATAACTGGCTGGTCATGCACCCCAGACTCGGCCCGTGGTTTCGTGACTACCTGGAAGGCAACGGCGTACCGCTAAAAGGCAAGATCTACTCGATCGTGGCCATGTGGCTGAGTATTTCGCTGTCTTGCTGGCTGGTACCGATGCCCTGGGCACGCATCGGCATGCTCACCAGCGCGACGCTGGTCACGGTGTATATCCTGCGGCTGAAGACACTTCCCCCGCGCTAG
- a CDS encoding DMT family transporter, producing the protein MMFFSRNAMVAHATIALFVLLWSSGAIVSKLGLAYASPFAFLLVRFLIALLAVLAVTRVAAVSLPDGWRARWLALITGVVLLGSYQIFYLLALDFHVTPGVMATLLGVQPILTAVLTERAALRPLRLFGLSLGLAGLVLVVYQSVGVGGLSGAGVGCAILALLSITLGSMLQKRAQGDPLRAMPLQYLAGLALCSLFAFTQPLDLRLEPGFWLSVLWMGVVISVMATLLLYRLIAKGNLVNVTSLFYLVPAVTAVMDYLVFGNRLPALSLAGMGLIVMGLYLVFRPVANRT; encoded by the coding sequence ATGATGTTCTTCTCTCGCAACGCGATGGTCGCCCACGCGACCATCGCTCTGTTCGTGCTGCTCTGGAGTAGCGGCGCAATCGTTTCCAAATTGGGACTGGCATACGCATCACCGTTTGCCTTCCTCTTGGTTCGCTTTCTGATCGCTTTGCTGGCGGTGCTGGCCGTGACGAGGGTGGCTGCGGTATCGCTGCCTGATGGCTGGCGCGCGCGTTGGCTGGCCCTGATTACCGGTGTGGTGTTGCTGGGTAGCTACCAGATTTTCTATCTGCTGGCTTTGGATTTCCACGTGACACCGGGCGTCATGGCCACGCTGCTTGGCGTCCAGCCGATCCTTACGGCCGTGCTGACGGAACGGGCAGCCTTGCGGCCACTGCGGTTGTTCGGCTTGTCGCTGGGGCTGGCTGGGCTGGTGCTGGTGGTCTACCAGAGCGTCGGCGTGGGCGGGTTATCAGGGGCCGGCGTGGGTTGCGCCATACTGGCGCTGTTGAGCATCACCTTGGGTTCGATGCTGCAGAAGCGCGCCCAGGGCGACCCGCTGCGCGCCATGCCGCTGCAGTATCTGGCTGGATTGGCGCTCTGCTCGTTGTTTGCGTTCACTCAGCCTCTGGACCTGCGGCTCGAACCGGGTTTCTGGCTGTCGGTACTCTGGATGGGGGTGGTGATCTCGGTTATGGCCACCTTGCTGCTGTACCGGTTGATCGCGAAGGGGAACCTGGTCAACGTGACCAGTCTGTTCTATCTGGTACCGGCAGTGACCGCCGTGATGGACTATCTGGTCTTCGGCAATCGCCTGCCCGCGCTTAGTCTGGCTGGCATGGGGCTGATCGTGATGGGCCTCTATCTGGTGTTCCGGCCGGTAGCGAATCGCACCTAG
- a CDS encoding glutathione S-transferase — protein MLTLHHLDHSRSQRVLWLLEELELPYEIKRYSRDRQTMLAPAELKKVHPLGKSPVITDDDLTLAESAAILEYLLERYGNGRLAPPTGSPEHLRFRYWMHYAEGSAMPPLLLKLVFDRVANGPMPFFVRPVAKAIASGANKAFIGPQLKLHLDYLESELGKYAWFAGDEFSAADIQMSFPLEAAQSRAGLDASRPRLSAFLQRIRERERGGPVMPGR, from the coding sequence ATGCTTACGCTGCACCATCTGGATCATTCCCGCTCGCAGCGCGTGCTCTGGCTGTTGGAAGAGCTCGAGTTGCCATATGAGATCAAGCGCTATTCCCGCGACCGGCAAACCATGCTGGCGCCGGCTGAGCTCAAGAAGGTGCACCCGCTCGGCAAGTCCCCAGTGATCACCGATGACGACCTGACGCTGGCAGAGTCCGCGGCCATTCTCGAATACCTGCTCGAACGCTACGGCAACGGTCGGCTGGCCCCGCCGACGGGCTCGCCAGAACACCTTCGTTTTCGCTATTGGATGCACTACGCCGAAGGCTCGGCGATGCCCCCGTTGCTATTGAAGCTGGTATTCGATCGCGTGGCTAACGGTCCGATGCCGTTCTTCGTGCGTCCAGTGGCCAAGGCGATCGCCAGTGGTGCCAATAAAGCTTTCATTGGCCCGCAGCTGAAACTGCATCTCGACTACCTGGAGAGCGAGCTCGGGAAGTACGCCTGGTTCGCCGGAGATGAATTCAGCGCTGCCGATATACAGATGAGTTTCCCACTGGAAGCTGCACAGTCGCGAGCGGGCTTGGATGCCAGCCGGCCGCGCCTGAGCGCGTTCCTCCAGCGTATACGTGAGCGAGAACGAGGCGGTCCGGTGATGCCTGGCCGTTGA
- a CDS encoding YecA family protein, whose translation MSFAEQLARLQVFLDADDLHEEALDYIAAHGYLTALCICSEPVPEREWIDALFAEPPKYADDTERDAIEATLVQLKAHIARQLASDEDMELPCELEMGDEPDESDLRGWCIGFMEGVFMREEVWFEDSEEEVSELLLPIMVGSGLFDEQPEFSDIAADRDLVEEMVAQIPEILTALYLICHAPEEKPALLKPRKH comes from the coding sequence ATGTCATTCGCCGAGCAACTCGCCCGCCTGCAAGTGTTTCTGGATGCAGATGATCTGCATGAAGAGGCGCTCGATTACATCGCCGCGCACGGCTACCTGACGGCATTGTGCATCTGTTCGGAGCCTGTGCCTGAGCGTGAATGGATCGACGCGCTGTTCGCCGAGCCGCCGAAGTACGCCGACGACACCGAGCGCGACGCCATCGAAGCGACGCTCGTCCAGCTCAAGGCGCATATCGCGCGACAGCTGGCCAGCGACGAGGACATGGAACTGCCGTGCGAGCTGGAAATGGGCGACGAGCCCGACGAATCCGACTTACGTGGCTGGTGCATCGGGTTCATGGAAGGCGTATTCATGCGCGAGGAGGTCTGGTTCGAAGACTCCGAAGAAGAGGTGAGCGAGCTGCTGCTTCCGATCATGGTCGGTTCGGGACTGTTCGACGAGCAACCGGAATTCAGCGACATCGCCGCGGATCGGGACCTGGTCGAGGAAATGGTCGCGCAGATCCCCGAGATCCTCACCGCGCTGTACCTGATCTGCCACGCGCCCGAAGAGAAGCCAGCCCTTCTCAAGCCACGCAAGCACTGA